In the Solanum pennellii chromosome 5, SPENNV200 genome, one interval contains:
- the LOC107019356 gene encoding uncharacterized protein LOC107019356, producing the protein MGATIAMTTTTGSTMATKTIGLGPIFLIKIGNLAIRKLEQNYPNPNKRRALCGSHYSRQTVAPPIPHEVETDISKDDDVIKKGRKFENVIDKESLVSRNWCHTSTSASFCTKISKEDKRRENHRLITMLKQLSINVPLIEALEKMLGCANFMKDMVTKKRIVNFEDDEKLQHCIAIATRSLWLKNEDLGAFTIPFTIETLCYLAASINLMPLSIYMKLDLVDPKPTTIQLLMADRNVKRPIGVLHDVLVKVESLIFPDYFFILYSEVDFEDPIILGKPFLATGRALIDMDKWRIKFKLNIDKATSNICRSIKQSGELKSVYDITYRVEISFEKNLRRDCVLRHYQ; encoded by the exons ATGGGAGCTACAATCGCGATGACAACTACAACAGGATCAACTATGGCAACAAAAACAATCGGGTTGGGCCCTATATTCCTTATTAAAATAGGGAATCTAGCCATACGGAAACTGGAG CAAAACTATCCAAATCCTAATAAACGACGGGCATTGTGTGGAAGTCACTACTCACGACAAACTGTGGCTCCTCCAATTCCACATGAGGTTGAAACTGATATTAGTAAAGATGATGATGTGATTAAGAAGGGGAGAAAGTTCGAGAATGTGATCGATAAAGAGTCTTTAGTATCAAGAAACTGGTGCCATACCTCTACCTCCGCCTCCTTTTGCACAAAGATTAGTAAAGAAGACAAAAGAAGGGAAAACCACAGGTTAATCACTATGCTaaaacaactttccatcaatgtgCCGTTGATAGAAGCTCTAGAGAAAATGCTTGGGTGTGCAAATTTTATGAAGGACATGGTGACTAAAAAGAGAATTGTgaattttgaggatgatgagaAGCTGCAACATTGTattgctattgctacaaggtcccTTTGGTTGAAAAACGAAGACCTTGGTGCTTTCACCATCCCTTTCACCATTGAGACATTGTGTTATCTTGCTGCTAGTATTAACCTTATGCCATTATCCATTTACATGAAGTTGGATTTGGTTGACCCAAAACCAACTACGATTCAGTTGCTCATGGCCGATAGAAAtgtgaagaggcctattggagTACTCCATGATGTTCTAGTTAAAGTGGAGTCATTAATCTTTCCAGActacttttttattctttatagtgaggttgattttgaggatCCCATTATCCTTGGGAAACCGTTCCTTGCCACGGGGCGTGCTTTGATTGACATGGACAAATGGCGGATAAAGTTCAAACTTAACATTGATAAAGCGACTTCCAATATTTGTAGATCCATcaagcagagtggtgagctcaaATCAGTATATGATATAACTTATAGAGTTGAGattagttttgaaaaaaatttgaggAGAGACTGTGTATTGAGGCATTACCAGTAG